Genomic window (Mycolicibacterium smegmatis):
CCGCAACGACGAGACGTCACCGTGATGCCTGCTGAGACTAGAGTCGATCTGTCGCTAACGCACCCAACCACGGTTGTTTGTGCAGGCCACAGCTTGATAGTGGATCATTTTCCATTTGCGGGTATCGCCACTTCACGTCGCGTCTCGATGGATGGGATCCCGGAGTCACGGCCGTCAGCAAGGCCAGAGCACACAACCGCAATGCGGCGTGCAATACCGCGTGAGCCGGTCGGCGTTTCCTTAAGATCACGACGAGGAGACGCCATGGACCGAATCGCTGGGCTGGATCTGCATCTGGACCGCCCGGCCGGCAGGACCCGCGAGGCCCTCATGGACGCCGTACGCGACGCGATCCGCTCGGGCCGGCTGGTCTCGGGCACCCGGTTACCGTCGAGCCGTGCACTGGCCGCCGATCTCGGCGTCGCCCGCAACACCGTCGCGCGCGCCTATGCCGAGCTGATCGCGGAGGGCTGGCTGACCTCCCAGCACGGTTCGCACACCACGGTCTCGCAGCGCGCGGCCGAGGCGGTCCGGTCGGTCACCCCGCCTGCGCGTCCGCGGCCGCCCCGGCGCCTGGACCACGACCTACGGCCCGGCCATCCGGACCTGTCCTCGTTCCCGCGCACCGAGTGGAGTCGCGCGGTCAAACGCGCACTCGCCAACGCGCCGTCCGAGGCGTTCGGCTACGCCGAGCCGCAGGGCCGCCCCGAACTGCGGCGCGCACTTGCCGAGTACCTCGCCCGGGCGCGCGGAGTCCGGGCCCGCCCGTGCAACATCGTGGTGTGCTGCGGGGCCGCCGAAGGCCTCAACCTGGTCGCAGGCGCACTGGCGGAAATGGGCGTCGCGGCAACGGCAGTCGAGGCGTACGGCCTGCCCACGCAACGGGCCGCCCTGGCCCGCGCCGGCCTGCGCTGTCCCCCACTGGCAGTGGACGCCGACGGCGCCGACATCAATGCGCTGAACACGATGCCCGAAGTCGGCGCGGTGCTGCTGACCCCCAGCCACCAGTTCCCGCTCGGCGTACCGCTGCACTCCGATCGCCGCGCCGCGGTCATCGACTGGGCGCGGCGCACCGGCGGGATGATCATCGAGGACGACTACGACGGCGAGTTCCGCTACGACCGCAGCCCCGTCGGCGCGCTCCACGGCGTCGACCCCGCGCACGTGATCTATCTGGGCACGGCGAGCAAGTCTCTGGCACCCGGCCTGCGGCTGGGCTGGCTGGTCCTGCCGGACCGTCTGGTGGACGCGGTGCTGCGCCAGAAAGGTGAGACCGAGGAGACCTCCGGTTTCGTCGACCAACTGACGATGGCCGAGTTCATCGAATCCGGTTCGTACGACCGGCATATCCGCACCATGCGCGCGCAGTACCGGCGCCGCCGTGAACAACTCGTCGCCGCGGTCACCGCGGCATCACCGGCCACCACGGTGGCCGGGCTGCCGGCCGGCCTGCACGTGATGCTCGAGATCGCGGGAGCCAACGCCAGCGCGTTGGCCCATCAGCTCGCGTGGCGACGGCTCGGCGTCGAGAGCCTCGACCGCTACCGCCATCCCGAATTCGACAATGAGCGAAGCGGTTTGGTGTTCAGTTACGCCGCGCCGTCGCCGAGCGCTTGGTCGGCGGCCCTCGACGCGGTGGTGCGCCTGCTGCCCTGAGCGCCGTCGCAACTGGACCCCGCACGCGGCGCAGAAGTGGACCCAGATACTCGCTTTTGCGCGCCTAGCGTTGAGGCATGTTGAATTCAGGCAATGTCAAGGTTTCCGATCTGCTGATCACCACTCCCCCACCCATAGCGCAGGGTGCTCATGCGATGACACAGTTGGTGGAGATCCCTCCGGCCGACGACGGCGTTGACCCGCACCGGCATTCCGGGCCGGTCTTCGGATACGTCCTCGAAGGCCGGATGCTGTTCGAACTCGAAGGCGAGGCGCCGCGTGAAATCGTTGCGGGCGAGGCATTCTGGGAACCCGGCGGTGATGTGGTCCACTACCAGATGAAAAACCTCGAGGCCGAGAGCTGGACCCGCGTGCTCGCGGTGTGCCTCTGTGCGCCAGGTGTCGACATGATCACCATGCTCACCCCGGAGGAGATCGTCGAGCGAGATGCGTTGCGCCACCCCGACACCCGGCAGTTCGCGCGGTGAGCACGATGCGAGCGATCATCGCGAAAGACCGCACAGCGGGCATCGACGGCCTGGCCCTCGCGGAGGTGCCGTATCCACATGCCGCCGAGAACGACGTCATCGTCGCGGTGCATACGGCGGCCTTCACACCGGGCGAACTCGACTGGCCGGGCACCTGGACCGACCGCGCCGGACGCGACCGGACACCGTCGGTTCCCGGCCACGAGGTGTCCGGTGTGGTCGCCGAACTGGGTTTCGGCACCACGGGTCTGGCCGTCGGGCAGCGGGTTTTCGGCCTCACCGACTGGTGCCGCAACGGCACGCTGGCCGAATACGTGGCCGTCGAGGCACGCAACCTCGCACCGTTGTCGGCCACGATCGACCACACCACGGCCGCGGCACTGCCGATCTCCGGGCTCACCGCGTGGCAGGGCCTGTTCACGCACGGTCACCTCACACCGGGTGAGACCGTCCTGATCCACGGTGCGGCAGGCGGAGTGGGATCGATCGCGGTGCAACTCGCCAGGGAAGCCGGAGCGCACGTCATCGGCAGCGGCCGTACCGCCGACCGCGAGTACGTGCTGGAAGTGGGCGCGGAAGCGTTCGTCGACCTGGAACACGACCGGCTCGAGGATGTCGGCGAGGTCGACCTGGTGCTCGACGTGATCGGCGGCCAGATCCTCTACCGCTCAGCGGCTCTCGTGCGCCCTACGGGCTCCGTCGTGAGCATCGTCGAACCCCCACGCATACCGGCCGACAACGGACGAGCAGTGTTCTTCGTCGTCGAACCAGACCGGGCGGGCCTGGTCGAACTCGAACAAAGGCTGCGCGACGGGCGGTTGCGCCCACGCGTCGGAACGGTCTACCCGCTCGCCGACGCGAAGGAGGCGTTCGCGCCGGCGCAGCGTCCGCGCGGCAAGTCGGTCATCCGGGTGATCGAGGAGTCCTGACATGATGCGGCCGTCCCTGCTCGTCGTCCACGGAGCCTGGCACCGACCCGAGCACTTCGATGCCCTGGTGGCACAACTTTCCGAGTTCGACGTGCACACGGTCGCGTTGACGAGCAGCGGTGTCGATCCGGCCAAGCTCGGGGACATGTACACCGACTCCGCCGTCATCGCCGCCGCGGCCGCGGCGATCGACGGACCTGTCGTGGTCCTCGCGCACTCCTACGGCGGCATACCCACCACACAGGGACTGCGGTACGCGACCAACGTGCGCCGCATCCTCTATCTCGCATCGTTCCAGCTGCAGCCCGGGCAGTCCCTGCTGTCGCCCAACGACGGTGCGCTGATGCCGTGGGTCACACGTCAGGACAACCATGTTCGGGCCGACACCCCGCTGCACACCTTCTACAACGATGTCGACGACCTCACCGCCCGGCGCGCCATGGCGCGGCTCGGTTACCAGTCCTACGCCTCGATGAACCAGCAACTCACCGTCGCCGCATGGCACGTCATCCCGAGCACCTACATCGTCTGCGAAGCCGACAACGCGATCCCGCCCGCGCGACAGGAAGTGTTCGCGCGCAACGCCGGTACCGTCGTCCGGATGCCCACATCACACTCGCCGTTCCTGTCCCGGCCCGCCGAACTGGCGGCTCTGGTCGCCGGGTACCTCACCTGAAGGACAAGCACATGAGCACAACCCTGCGTCCGATGTTCCCGCAGTCACCCACGGCGACAGCCGCGTTCAGCGTGGCCTCCCGCTTCTACTCCCCCGCCCTGCTCAACCACTGTCTGCGGTCGTACCTGTGGGGTTCGGCATACGCCGTGCGGCACGACATCTCGTTCGACAACGAGTTGTTCTACGTCGCGGCGCTGCTGCACGACATCAGCCTGACCGAACCGTTCGACAGTCACCGCATGGCATTCGAGGAGGCCGGCGGGCAGCTGGCGTGGGTGTTCGGGGTGGCGGCCGGGTGGACGGACGCCCGGGCCGCGCGGGTCGCCGAGACCATCGTGTTGCACATGCGCGACGATGTCGCGGCGACCGACGACACGGAAGCGCATCTGCTGCAGGTCGCGACGAGCTGGGATGTGGCAGGCCGGCATGCCGAGGAGTTCTCGGACGCGACGCGCGCGGAGATCCTCACCCGGTACCCGCGGCTGGGGTTCGGAGACGAGTTCCTCGCATGCTTCGCAGATCAGGCCGCGCGCAAGCCCCAGTCCGCGGCGGCGCACTCGTTGCGCACCAACGGCGCGGGCCGCATCAAGGGCAATCCGCTCGACGCGTGAACAACCCTCACGCCGTGCGGGCCGTGGCGATCTCCGGCGCGAGAGGGGCGATCGCGGCGATGATCTGGGAGGTGGTCGCGCCGGGCATACCGGCGGCGCTCAACGCGTCGCCGAGGTGTCCGGCGACGAGGTCGAAGTGGTGCATCGTGATACCGCGGCCCTGGTGGACCTGACGCATGGGCGCCCCGGTGTATTCGTCGGGCCCCCCGAGGGCGGTGGCGAAGAACTCGACCTGCCTGCCCTTGAGACGTGACATGTTGGTGCCGGTGAAGAACCCGGCAAGTTCGTCGTCGGCGAGTACGCGCCGGTAGAAGTCTTCGACGACGACCTCGAGTGCCTCCGCGCCGCCGATCTGCTCGTAGATGCTCGTCATGCGTTCAGCGTCGGAGAACCCCGTTGCCGCACCATTGCCCAGGCGTACCGGGTCCGCTACGTGCTGCTCACATGTCTTGTGAGTGCGTTGTGAAAACCGTGTGAGGACGTCACGAGTGCCGACGTCTCGCCTTGCGTGGTCAGTACAGTTAATCTCTGTGCTCGGGATCGAACGAAAGGGCCACACGATGATCTTCCGGCGTCAGACCGCCTGGGCCGTCGCCGCGGCTGCCATCGCGTCCGGCGTGGCATTCGGTACCGCCCCCGCACACGCGTCGGTCGAGGACGACCGGTATCTGAAAATCGTCGAACAACTCGACATCCCGGGCGAACCCGAGGCCGCCATCCAGGTCGGCCATGAGATCTGCAAGGCCGTGGAGGCCGGGAAGATCGAACCCGCCCGCACGGTCCGTGGCGTGATCAACCATCTGATGAACCAGGCCGGAATCAGCAAGGGGCAGGCCGCCGGCCTGGTCCGCGGCGCGGTCAGCGTCTACTGCCCGCAGTACACCTCACTGGTCGGGCGGTAGCTCCGGCTACTTGGTGACCGCCGGGCAGTAATGCCACGGGCTGTCGCGCGCGTCCAGCGGCGGCAGGTTGCGCGCCGGTGTCTCGACCAGCGGCGCATCGGCCGGGATGCGGCCCTGGGCACGGTCCCAGCCTGCGCGGGCACGCGGATGCCTGCGACGGCGCTCGGGCAGCATCTTGAACGTGTAGTGCACTGCCTTGCCGAACAGCCTGTGCAGCTTTTCGTCCCGGTCGGACCACGTGTAACCCATGAGCTCGCGCACCGGCGGGTCGTAAAGACCCACGGTGACCCAAACTGCGAACGGCCCAAGGATTTTCAGGTTCAGCTTCCACAACCAGTCCGGAATCCACTCCAGTGACGGGTGTTTGGGCATGGTCGAGAGGTCGAGCACCTCGCGTGCCGCGTAGTTGTTCTCCAACACGTTGCGGCAGATGTGATCCCAGTACTCCTGGAACTCCTCCCACGTTTTGGGCACCGGCCGCATGCTCATGCCGTACTGGCGGTACCAGACGATGTGCTCGTCGAACAGCTGCCGCTTCTGGTCCTCGGTGAGCCCGCCGCCGAACCGCTCGGCGGTCAGTATCGTGCCCATGAAGAACGTCGAGTGCGCCCAGTAGAAGACGTCGGGGTTCAGCGCGCTGTAGCGGCGCCCCTGCGAATCGACGCCCTTGATCCCGATGTGGTAACCGCGGACCTGCGCGCCGGTCTGCGGAGCCCGGTCACCGTCGAACACGACACCACCGATCGGGTACAGCGAGCGCAGCAGACGCGGGATGCGTTCACGGAAGAAGATCGAGTGCTCCTCGACCGCGGCTCCCAGTTGCGGATGCATGTTCTGCATGGACCCGGCCCACGGACCCTGCAGCAGACCGCGCCAGTCACCGAAGATCTTCCAGGTCAGGGAGTCCGGGCCGAGGACCTCCGGCGGTGCCTCGTAGCCGCCGAGAGCCGCGGGGCACCCAGCGGCCGGGCGGGCGGATCCGCTGGTCACCGGGCACGTCTCAGAAGTATCTTGTGTCACAGGATCGCTTTCTGCCGCGTAAGCGGTAGCCATTTCGGGTTTTGACTACGCGTGTTGTCATCGAGCTTAGGAGTACATGTGCCGTCCGGTCAACGACGTGGCCGATGGTCAGGCGTC
Coding sequences:
- a CDS encoding alpha/beta hydrolase, which encodes MMRPSLLVVHGAWHRPEHFDALVAQLSEFDVHTVALTSSGVDPAKLGDMYTDSAVIAAAAAAIDGPVVVLAHSYGGIPTTQGLRYATNVRRILYLASFQLQPGQSLLSPNDGALMPWVTRQDNHVRADTPLHTFYNDVDDLTARRAMARLGYQSYASMNQQLTVAAWHVIPSTYIVCEADNAIPPARQEVFARNAGTVVRMPTSHSPFLSRPAELAALVAGYLT
- a CDS encoding DUF732 domain-containing protein; translation: MLGIERKGHTMIFRRQTAWAVAAAAIASGVAFGTAPAHASVEDDRYLKIVEQLDIPGEPEAAIQVGHEICKAVEAGKIEPARTVRGVINHLMNQAGISKGQAAGLVRGAVSVYCPQYTSLVGR
- a CDS encoding oxygenase MpaB family protein; the encoded protein is MTQDTSETCPVTSGSARPAAGCPAALGGYEAPPEVLGPDSLTWKIFGDWRGLLQGPWAGSMQNMHPQLGAAVEEHSIFFRERIPRLLRSLYPIGGVVFDGDRAPQTGAQVRGYHIGIKGVDSQGRRYSALNPDVFYWAHSTFFMGTILTAERFGGGLTEDQKRQLFDEHIVWYRQYGMSMRPVPKTWEEFQEYWDHICRNVLENNYAAREVLDLSTMPKHPSLEWIPDWLWKLNLKILGPFAVWVTVGLYDPPVRELMGYTWSDRDEKLHRLFGKAVHYTFKMLPERRRRHPRARAGWDRAQGRIPADAPLVETPARNLPPLDARDSPWHYCPAVTK
- a CDS encoding NADP-dependent oxidoreductase, whose product is MRAIIAKDRTAGIDGLALAEVPYPHAAENDVIVAVHTAAFTPGELDWPGTWTDRAGRDRTPSVPGHEVSGVVAELGFGTTGLAVGQRVFGLTDWCRNGTLAEYVAVEARNLAPLSATIDHTTAAALPISGLTAWQGLFTHGHLTPGETVLIHGAAGGVGSIAVQLAREAGAHVIGSGRTADREYVLEVGAEAFVDLEHDRLEDVGEVDLVLDVIGGQILYRSAALVRPTGSVVSIVEPPRIPADNGRAVFFVVEPDRAGLVELEQRLRDGRLRPRVGTVYPLADAKEAFAPAQRPRGKSVIRVIEES
- a CDS encoding group I truncated hemoglobin, which encodes MTSIYEQIGGAEALEVVVEDFYRRVLADDELAGFFTGTNMSRLKGRQVEFFATALGGPDEYTGAPMRQVHQGRGITMHHFDLVAGHLGDALSAAGMPGATTSQIIAAIAPLAPEIATARTA
- a CDS encoding PLP-dependent aminotransferase family protein gives rise to the protein MDRIAGLDLHLDRPAGRTREALMDAVRDAIRSGRLVSGTRLPSSRALAADLGVARNTVARAYAELIAEGWLTSQHGSHTTVSQRAAEAVRSVTPPARPRPPRRLDHDLRPGHPDLSSFPRTEWSRAVKRALANAPSEAFGYAEPQGRPELRRALAEYLARARGVRARPCNIVVCCGAAEGLNLVAGALAEMGVAATAVEAYGLPTQRAALARAGLRCPPLAVDADGADINALNTMPEVGAVLLTPSHQFPLGVPLHSDRRAAVIDWARRTGGMIIEDDYDGEFRYDRSPVGALHGVDPAHVIYLGTASKSLAPGLRLGWLVLPDRLVDAVLRQKGETEETSGFVDQLTMAEFIESGSYDRHIRTMRAQYRRRREQLVAAVTAASPATTVAGLPAGLHVMLEIAGANASALAHQLAWRRLGVESLDRYRHPEFDNERSGLVFSYAAPSPSAWSAALDAVVRLLP
- a CDS encoding cupin domain-containing protein — encoded protein: MLNSGNVKVSDLLITTPPPIAQGAHAMTQLVEIPPADDGVDPHRHSGPVFGYVLEGRMLFELEGEAPREIVAGEAFWEPGGDVVHYQMKNLEAESWTRVLAVCLCAPGVDMITMLTPEEIVERDALRHPDTRQFAR
- a CDS encoding HD domain-containing protein, producing the protein MSTTLRPMFPQSPTATAAFSVASRFYSPALLNHCLRSYLWGSAYAVRHDISFDNELFYVAALLHDISLTEPFDSHRMAFEEAGGQLAWVFGVAAGWTDARAARVAETIVLHMRDDVAATDDTEAHLLQVATSWDVAGRHAEEFSDATRAEILTRYPRLGFGDEFLACFADQAARKPQSAAAHSLRTNGAGRIKGNPLDA